CGCTTCCAGCTTGTGGATTTTTTCCTCAGCACCCAATATCTTGGTTTCATATTCCTTAAGTTCCTCAGTGATGTAACGCTCGGCATTCACCAGTGTTTGCTTGCGTATCCAGGCCGAAGGCACTTTATCCTTGTGGGTGTTGCGCACCTCTATATAGTAACCGAAAACGTTATTAAAAGAAATTTTAAGTGATGAAATCCCTGTAGCCTCTGATTCCCGCTTCTCGATGCCTTCCAGGAATTCCTTTCCCGTAGTCGAAATCAAGCGAAGTTCATCCAACTCCGGATTGATTCCAAAAGCGATCGCATTTCCTTTGGAAATGGCCACGGGCGCATCGGGATTCAGCGTATACCCGATTTTTTCACGAAGCAGCTCACAACTGTGCAGGCTGTCACCGATGGTTTTTACCGCATCAAGCGGACTTGCCAGTGCCAATTCCTTGACGGGGATGATGGCATCCAGAGAGTCCTTCAGATAGATGACTTCCCTCGGCGTCACTTTTCCGGTGGCGATTTTCGAAATCAACCGTTCCAGGTCTGAAATCTGTTTGACCTGATGCTGTATGCTTTTGAGCACATCCTGGTTGTCTTTCAGATAAGAAACCACTTCGTGCCGACTCCTGATCTTTCCGATATCCTTGAGTGGAAGCGCAAGCCATCGCTTCAACAGCCGGCTTCCCATGGGCGAGAGCGTGCGGTCGATGACGTCGAGCAGGGTCACGGCATTCGGGTTGTAACTATGGTACAATTCAAGATTACGGATTGTGAATCGGTCCATCCAGACGTATGCATCCTCAGCTATGCGCTGGATTGCCGTGATGTGTTGCACCTTGTCGTGCTGTGTTTCGGACAGATAATACAGGACCGCGCCAGATGCAATGATGCCGTCCGGCAATTCCTCAATCCCGAAGCCCTTTAACGAAACGGTCTTGAAGTGATGGGTCAGGGTTTGCAACGCGTAATCTTCTTTATAAACCCAATCCTCGAGATAAAAATTATGGAAATCCTCACCAAAGGCCTCTTTAAAATCACCCTTATTTTGTTTCGGCACAAGCACCTCGCTCGGATTGAAGTTCTGAAGCAACTTGTCAATGTATTCCGCATTGCCCTGCGCGGTCAGGAACTCACCTGTAGATACATCGAGGAACGCTATGCCCAACTGTTTTTTTCCGAAATACACCGCCGCGAGGAAATTATTGGATTTCGAATGCAACACTTCGTCGTTCATGGAAACACCTGGCGTAACGAGTTCGGTAACACCGCGTTTCACAATGGTTTTCGTCATTTTCGGATCCTCGAGCTGGTCGCAGATGGCCACGCGCAGACCGGCCTTTACCAGCTTTGGCAGGTAGGTGTTCAGGGAATGGTGCGGAAAGCCCGCCAACGCGGTTTCGGTTTCTGATCCCGCACCACGTTTGGTCAGGACGATACCCAGTATTTTTGAGGCACGAATGGCATCCTCACCGAAAGTTTCATAAAAATCCCCTACGCGGAACAACAGGCATGCATCAGGATACTTGCGCTTGATCTCGTTGTACTGCTTCATTAAAGGCGTTTCCTTCGGTGCTTTCTCTTTTGTTGCCAATGCATTTGTGTTTAGGTTCCGTCGGTGAAAATAGTGGTGCGAATTTAACTATTGCGCTGATTTTGCGTTGTTAAAATTTAAATTTAATTTAAGAAAAATTGTTTAGTCAGTGTGATTTTAATTTATACATTTGTTTCGCTAATTTAATTTTTTACAAAAGATGAAAAAAAATCTGATATTATTTTCTGCGATGGCCCTATTCGCGGTAAATGGTGCTTTTGCTCAGGAAACGGGTAAAAAAGCGCTCAAGAAAACCACAACGACCACCAAAACAGAAATGAAAAAGACTGTAGCTCCGATGACAGTTGCCACGCCTGCTGTGGAAGGTGCCGGAATGACTTTTGAAACTGAGACGATTGATTACGGAACCATCAAGCACAACGCTGACGGAAAACGTGAATTCGTTTTGACCAACACAGGAAACAAGCCTTTGACGATCACGAATTGTGCAGGTTCATGTGGTTGTACTGTGCCAACATGGCCAAAAGAGCCTATCGCTCCGGGGGCTAAAGCGGTTATCGGTGTGAAATATGCGACTGACAGGGTTGGTCCTTTCACTAAAACCGTGACCGTAACGTCTAATGCTTCTGAAACACCAAAAGTATTGACTATCAAAGGAACTGTGCTTGCTGATCCGACTCCGGCAGAAACACCGACAAAAAGCTAATTACTTTTTAAATACAAAATCAAAGCTTCCCGTAATACGGAAGCTTTTTTTATATGAGTATGCGAAAACTTGAAAACAGTGAATTGGTCCGGAAATCCGTAACCGATTTTAAGCAGGCAGAAAAAACCCCGATCATCATTGTCCTCGACGACATACGGTCCCTGAATAATATCGGATCGGTATTCCGCACCGCCGATGCGTTCCTGGTGGAAAAAATCTACCTGTGCGGCATTACCGCCTGCCCTCCGAATAAGGAAATCCATAAAACCGCGCTGGGTGCTACGGAAACGGTCGCTTGGGAACACAAAGCCTCTGTCACAGACCTGATCACAAAATTGCAGGATGAAAGCACCGCGGTATTTGCCATTGAGCAGGTTGAAGGTTCTGTAATGCTCGATAATTTTAATCCAAAAACACATCAAAAACTTGCACTGGTGTTCGGAAACGAAGTCTATGGCGTGAGCCAGGAGGCTGTCGCTTTGTGCAATGGCAGCATCGAAATCCCGCAATTGGGCACGAAGCACTCGCTCAACATCGCCGTAAGTGCGGGCATCGTGGTCTGGGACTTATTCCAGAAAATAAAAAATTAAAGTACCTTCGGGTTCCAAAAAAATGCCTGCCCTATCAAATGATTTTGCATAAAACCTATACCCGTGTCCTTAGCTTGCTGCTGTTTATTGCTTCCGCAGAAATGGTCGCGCAAAACCAGCCCCCGGTACTTACAGCCACCGGAAACCAGACCTATTGTCCCGGTACGCCGCTTCATATCGTAACCGACATGACCATCACAGATCCCGACGACAGCGCAATCGATGCCATGTACATCCAGATTTCCTCAGGATATGAGACAGGACAGGAGCAGTTGGTGCTCAACGGTTCCCACCCATTGATTGTCAGCAGCTGGAATAGTGCCGAGGGAAAACTTACGCTAAAAAGCCCTGCAGCAATTCCCGTTCCTTACACCGCGTTCGAAGCAGCCATTGAAGACATCGTTTACACGAGTTTGCAGGCGAATCCTTCGGGCATTCGGAATTTCTCAATCAGCGTCGGGCAGGCCAATTACCTGCCTTCTACGCAGCACTACTACATGTATGTCCCGGCATTAGGGATTACCTGGACCGATGCCATGACAGCCGCAGCGGCCAGTACCTATTACGGCCTTGAAGGCTATCTGGCCACAATAACCGCGGCTGATGAAGCGCAGCTCTCCGGTGAGCAGGCGGCCGGCGCCGGATGGATCGGTGGCAGCGACGCCGAGGTTGAAGGCACCTGGAAATGGGTGACCGGTCCCGAGGCCGGTACTGTATTCTGGACAGGTGGCGTGGGGGGAAGCACCACCAATTTTGCTTTCTGGAACACTTCCGAACCCAACAACCTCGGCAATGAAAATTATGCCCACATCACGGCGCCAGGCGTAGGGATTGCGGGATCGTGGAATGACTTGTCAAATACCGGCGATACCACAGGGAATTACCAGCCCAAAGGCTATATCGTGGAATATGGCGGGATGCCCGGTGACCCCGTATTGCAAATTGCGACAAGCGCAACCATTTCCATTCCAAGTATTGATTCGACGGTACAGGCATCGCGTTGCGGGGTGGGCACGCTGAACCTCAGCGCTACCGGTTTCGGTGTTATTAAATGGTATGACAGTCCCGTAGGCGGAAACCTGCTTGCTACCGGGAACAATTTCACTACGCCGTTCCTCACATCGACAACAACCTATTACGCTGACCCGTATGAGCCCGGATGCGCCACGGCTACGCGAACCCCGGTAACGGCCTCCATCAATGATTTGCCGTTATTAACCGTACAGCTGCCACCGCCTGCCTGCGAAGGAAGCGTGGTATTGCAAGCCACTGCGAGCACAGGCCAGGTGCGATGGTACGACCAGGAAACCGGAGGTACATTATTACAAACCGGCGAGACTTTCAATACGCCCATGCTCAGTGAAGACACGGTATATTATGTCGATGCAAAAAACAACGACTGTTTTTCGGGCCCGAGGCAGGCAGTACCCGTAACAATCAAACCAAAGCCGGTCGTAGCCGATGAAAGTAAGTCGATTTGCGAAGGAACGCAAACGCTATTGGACGCAGGGATTTCCGACGTGAGTTATCTTTGGTCAACCGGCGCCACTACAAGGCAGATTACAATCAGTGCTGAAGGAATTTACACGGTGACGGTGACCAATGCGTCAGGCTGCAGCACTGTGAAAACATTTACGGTAACCGAAAAAAGCGCACCGATCATTGATGATATTACCGTGGTCGGCACGACAGCCACTATCAATCTGGCCAACACAGGGGCTTTCGAGTTTGCGGTGGACAACGGCCCGTACCAGGATTTAAATGTATTCACGCTCGCAGATGGCGGAGTCCATACTGCCCACGTACGACAGGTTGACGGTTGTGGGGATGACAAACTTGACTTTATTATCGTTGTGGTACCGGCATTTTTTACGCCGAACGGCGACAGCGTAAACGACCGCCTCCTCGTTCCCGGGATGGTGCTTTTGCCCGGCTCCAGCATGTCAGTCTTCGACCGTTACGGGAGACTGATTACGATGCTGAACCCGCAAAACACCTCATGGGACGGCACGCACCTTGGCAAGCCATTGCCTTCGGATGATTATTGGTATGTAATGAGGATCAGCAACAGCCAGCCTGAGATCAGGGGACACTTTAGCCTGGTCAGGTAATTTTGCCGGCAATCTCGTCGAGAATGTAAAGGTAGTCTTCCTGCCTTTTTACAAAATCCCTATCCGAGACATCGATCACAAGGATATTCAGCCCGGTTTGTGATTTGATGTAATCGAGATAGCCCCGGTTGATGCTGTCAAGGTATGCTGCCGGTATTTCCTGTTCGTAGCTGCGGCCTCTTTTTTTGATATTTTCCAATAACCTCGGCGTATTTTGATAAAGATAAATATACAGGTCAGGTTTAGGCATTTCCTTGTAAATGATTTCAAAAAGCTTGCGGTACAGCCTGTACTCATCCTCGCTCAGGGTTACCTTGGCAAAAATCAGTGACTTGAAAATGTGGTAGTCAGCGACAATGAAATCCTTAAATAAATCGAACTGCGCCAGGTCGTCCGACAACTGCTGGTAACGGTCGGCAAGGAATGACATTTCGAGCGGAAACGCATACCGCGGCTGGTCTTTATAAAACTTTGGCAGAAACGGGTTATCGGCAAAACGCTCCAGAACCGTTTTCGCGTTAAAATCCTCAGCTATTTTGCAGGCCAAAGTGGTTTTCCCGGCGCCGATATTACCTTCAATTGCAATATAGTTGAAACGGTCCAGTTTGATTGGTTCGACAGGCGATCGAAAACCCGGGACCATCTTACACAGGCTTTTATCCTCACAATCTGCAATAATCGCGCTGATCGTCTTACCAGAAACAGGATGCACGAAATCGGGTTTTATGTCCTTGACAGGAAGCAATACAAACATCCTGTGATCCATCTGCGGATGCGGCACCTGCAATTGCTTCCTTTCGATAATCACATCGCCGTAAGAGATGATGTCAAGATCTATAATGCGGGATTGGTAACCAGCGCCCTTCTCGCGTCGCCTGCCCAATTGCGCTTCAATTGACAACAGCGACTTGAGCAGGCCGGGCGCCGATTTATGCGTATGGACCAGCAAGGCACAATTGTAAAATGCCTCACCTTCAAATCCCCATGCCGGTGTTTCATAAACCGTGGAAACCCTGACTACCGTGGCCGTGGTCCGGTGGATGAGCGAGATGGCCCGGCGAAGATTTTCGTCGCGGTCGCCCTTATTGCTCCCGATGGAAATGATGGCTTGATGCTGCAGGTTCATAATGGTGCGCAAATTAAGTAAATTTACCCGGAAAGTCGAACGCGAAAAGTTGAAAGTGGAAAGTGAACGAAATTAGCTAAATTACAACATTAATGTCCGGGTCCGGTTCGACACAATACCACGCCTGCTGTTTGCGCCCGTCCGGTAGACCTGTAACAAATCGGTTCGAATCAGTACTAATGCCAAAAAATAAAATCCCATGAAATTTTTATCCAACGTTCTCGCCACCATTGTCGGGCTCTTCATTTTCTGCGTATTATCTTTTTTCTTCGTGCTGCTTATCGGTATCATCGTGGGCAGCAGCAGTTCAGATGAAGTGCGGGTGAAGGAAAACTCAGTCATCAATCTCGACCTCAGCACCATCAGCCACGATTATGCCGGTAAATTTACGGACCCGTGGGTTACGATGTTCTCGGAAAATACGTCCGTCGGCGTTACGGACGTCGTTCACGCGATCTCAGAAGCCGGGAAAGACGACAAAATCAAAGGCATTTCCATCCTGAATAACAACAGCGCGCTGGGGATGGCACAAATCAAGGCGGTACGCGATGCGTTGGTTGATTTTAAGAAGTCCGGTAAATTTGTCGTTTCTTATGCCGACACTTACGTGCAAAGGGAATATTACCTCAATTCGGTCGCCGATACATTATACCTGAACCCGACGGGTGATATGGAATTCAAAGGCCTTTCGACCGAGCTGATGTTTTTTAAGGATTTTCAGGACAAGACCGGCATTAAGATGGAAGTCATCCGGCACGGAAAATACAAGAGCGCCGTTGAACCTTTCCTTGATAACAAGATGAGTGATGCCAACAGGGAGCAGCTTACCGCATTACTGAATTCCTTATGGAATGGGGTGGTAAATGACATTTCAAAAAGCCGGAATATCCCGGTCGACCGACTCAATGCTATCGCCGACGGCCTGCTTGCCCGTACGCCCGAAATGGCGAAAAATGCCGGGCTGATCGACAAAATCGGGTACCAGGACCAATATGAAGCGGGCATCCGAAAGGCACTAAAAGTGAAAAAAGACAAAGACTACAACAGTGTTGATATTGCCGATTACGCTAAAAAAATCAACACCATCGGCAGTTTTGGCGACAGTTCCGATAAGATCGCGGTGATTTATGCACAGGGAGAAATCAAAGGCGGCGAAGGTGATGTCGATTATATCGGCGAAGGATCGATGCGCCGCGCCCTGCAAAAAGCACGTGAAGACAAGAACATCAAGGCGATTGTATTGCGTATTGACAGCCCGGGCGGCAGTGCCATGACGTCAGAACTGATCTGGAGGGAAATCGAAATTACCAAAAAAACCAAACCCGTCGTCGTCTCGATGGGGAATTATGCGGCATCGGGTGGCTATTACATTGCGTGTAACGCCAATGAGATTTTCGCCGAGGAAAGTACCATTACCGGATCCATCGGCGTATTTGGGATGTTGCCCAATTTTACGGGGCTGGCAGGAAAAGCAGGCATCAATACGGAAGTCGTCAGCACACATAAAAACGCAGCGGAATACAGTCCGTTCCGCCCGCTAAGCGACGACATGAGGACCCAAACGCTTGAAGGGGTTGAACGCATTTACAACACATTCGTCACCCGTGTGGCAACCGGAAGGAAAATGAGTTTTGCAGAGGTAGATGCCATCGGACAAGGCAGGGTGTGGTCCGGCGCCGAAGCCATTAAGATCGGTTTAGTCGACAAGATCGGCGGCATGGACGATGCACTTAAGGCCGCTGCCAAACTCGCCAGGGTCAAGGATTACCGTACCGAAAACTTCCCCGAGTACGACAAAAAACTGGGTGACCTGTTGGCAGGATTCCCGTTTGTCAAAACGAAGGAAAGCCTGATTAAGGAAGAAATAGGTGCGGAGAACTACGAGCTGCTGCAAAAAGTAAAGCAGGTTAATGCGCGCAAAGGTGTTCAGGCGCTGATGCCGTTCGAAATGACGATCCGCTAAGCGATTAACTTCCGGAGGTTTATTGCACTTAAACCTCGTTGTTACCACAAATCAAACCAAATCCGCTGTAATGGCGGATTTTTTGTGAAAAGATTAAAACGCAAATAGGATACTTATGCTATTTTTGTAAGATAACATTGTCTTACTTCTTAAATTCCTGTCATGCTTAAGAAAATCCTGAAGATTGCCGGTATTGTTTTATTGTTGCTGATTGCAGCGCTGTTTGCAATTCCTTACCTGTTCGAAGACCAGATCAAGGCTAAGATTGCCGAGGCGATCAACAAAAAAGTCGATGCGAAAGTATCGTTTGCCGACGCGGACCTGAGCCTGTTCCGGAATTTTCCCGAAGCAACGGTATCGGTCGATAAGTTGCTTATTATCAACAAGGCACCGTTTGAAGGCGATACGCTGGTCTCAATGGGCACACTAAACTTTGAGATGTCAATCAAAGAGCTGTTTAAAGGCAAGGATGAACCCATGAATATCGAAGCGATTTCATCGGAGAATGCCGTAGTCAACATCCTGTTCAACAAGGACGGCGTAGGCAATTTTGACATCGCCTTCAAAGATGAAAAAGAACAGGACAATGCCAAAGGCGATCCGATTTCCCTGAAGATTAAGCAGTATGAAGTCAAGAATTTACGCTTTACGTATTTCGACGAACGCTCCAAAATCAAAATGGTCATCGACAGCCTTGACCACAAAGGTACCGGGGATTTTACAAACGACA
The nucleotide sequence above comes from Flavobacterium magnum. Encoded proteins:
- a CDS encoding DUF1573 domain-containing protein, translated to MKKNLILFSAMALFAVNGAFAQETGKKALKKTTTTTKTEMKKTVAPMTVATPAVEGAGMTFETETIDYGTIKHNADGKREFVLTNTGNKPLTITNCAGSCGCTVPTWPKEPIAPGAKAVIGVKYATDRVGPFTKTVTVTSNASETPKVLTIKGTVLADPTPAETPTKS
- a CDS encoding T9SS type B sorting domain-containing protein, whose product is MILHKTYTRVLSLLLFIASAEMVAQNQPPVLTATGNQTYCPGTPLHIVTDMTITDPDDSAIDAMYIQISSGYETGQEQLVLNGSHPLIVSSWNSAEGKLTLKSPAAIPVPYTAFEAAIEDIVYTSLQANPSGIRNFSISVGQANYLPSTQHYYMYVPALGITWTDAMTAAAASTYYGLEGYLATITAADEAQLSGEQAAGAGWIGGSDAEVEGTWKWVTGPEAGTVFWTGGVGGSTTNFAFWNTSEPNNLGNENYAHITAPGVGIAGSWNDLSNTGDTTGNYQPKGYIVEYGGMPGDPVLQIATSATISIPSIDSTVQASRCGVGTLNLSATGFGVIKWYDSPVGGNLLATGNNFTTPFLTSTTTYYADPYEPGCATATRTPVTASINDLPLLTVQLPPPACEGSVVLQATASTGQVRWYDQETGGTLLQTGETFNTPMLSEDTVYYVDAKNNDCFSGPRQAVPVTIKPKPVVADESKSICEGTQTLLDAGISDVSYLWSTGATTRQITISAEGIYTVTVTNASGCSTVKTFTVTEKSAPIIDDITVVGTTATINLANTGAFEFAVDNGPYQDLNVFTLADGGVHTAHVRQVDGCGDDKLDFIIVVVPAFFTPNGDSVNDRLLVPGMVLLPGSSMSVFDRYGRLITMLNPQNTSWDGTHLGKPLPSDDYWYVMRISNSQPEIRGHFSLVR
- the sppA gene encoding signal peptide peptidase SppA, producing MKFLSNVLATIVGLFIFCVLSFFFVLLIGIIVGSSSSDEVRVKENSVINLDLSTISHDYAGKFTDPWVTMFSENTSVGVTDVVHAISEAGKDDKIKGISILNNNSALGMAQIKAVRDALVDFKKSGKFVVSYADTYVQREYYLNSVADTLYLNPTGDMEFKGLSTELMFFKDFQDKTGIKMEVIRHGKYKSAVEPFLDNKMSDANREQLTALLNSLWNGVVNDISKSRNIPVDRLNAIADGLLARTPEMAKNAGLIDKIGYQDQYEAGIRKALKVKKDKDYNSVDIADYAKKINTIGSFGDSSDKIAVIYAQGEIKGGEGDVDYIGEGSMRRALQKAREDKNIKAIVLRIDSPGGSAMTSELIWREIEITKKTKPVVVSMGNYAASGGYYIACNANEIFAEESTITGSIGVFGMLPNFTGLAGKAGINTEVVSTHKNAAEYSPFRPLSDDMRTQTLEGVERIYNTFVTRVATGRKMSFAEVDAIGQGRVWSGAEAIKIGLVDKIGGMDDALKAAAKLARVKDYRTENFPEYDKKLGDLLAGFPFVKTKESLIKEEIGAENYELLQKVKQVNARKGVQALMPFEMTIR
- the mutS gene encoding DNA mismatch repair protein MutS, encoding MATKEKAPKETPLMKQYNEIKRKYPDACLLFRVGDFYETFGEDAIRASKILGIVLTKRGAGSETETALAGFPHHSLNTYLPKLVKAGLRVAICDQLEDPKMTKTIVKRGVTELVTPGVSMNDEVLHSKSNNFLAAVYFGKKQLGIAFLDVSTGEFLTAQGNAEYIDKLLQNFNPSEVLVPKQNKGDFKEAFGEDFHNFYLEDWVYKEDYALQTLTHHFKTVSLKGFGIEELPDGIIASGAVLYYLSETQHDKVQHITAIQRIAEDAYVWMDRFTIRNLELYHSYNPNAVTLLDVIDRTLSPMGSRLLKRWLALPLKDIGKIRSRHEVVSYLKDNQDVLKSIQHQVKQISDLERLISKIATGKVTPREVIYLKDSLDAIIPVKELALASPLDAVKTIGDSLHSCELLREKIGYTLNPDAPVAISKGNAIAFGINPELDELRLISTTGKEFLEGIEKRESEATGISSLKISFNNVFGYYIEVRNTHKDKVPSAWIRKQTLVNAERYITEELKEYETKILGAEEKIHKLEAELFEQLVGWIASYIKPVQLNANLVAQLDCLTSFAQLALENNYVCPVLDDSYDLEIINGRHPVIEKQLPIGTPYIANDVFLDRDSQQIIMITGPNMSGKSAILRQTALIVLLSQMGSFVPAESVRMGVVDKIFTRVGASDNISMGESTFMVEMNETASILNNISDRSLVLLDEIGRGTSTYDGISIAWAIAEYLHEHPSQPKTLFATHYHELNEMSDILSRIQNYNVSVKELKDTVLFVRKLVKGGSAHSFGIHVAKMAGMPQTVILKAQKLLKKLEKDHSGDALNGIKSAKDEMQLSIFNLDDPLLEEIRDEILNLDINTLTPVEALMKLNEIRRMLSKK
- a CDS encoding RNA methyltransferase, which gives rise to MRKLENSELVRKSVTDFKQAEKTPIIIVLDDIRSLNNIGSVFRTADAFLVEKIYLCGITACPPNKEIHKTALGATETVAWEHKASVTDLITKLQDESTAVFAIEQVEGSVMLDNFNPKTHQKLALVFGNEVYGVSQEAVALCNGSIEIPQLGTKHSLNIAVSAGIVVWDLFQKIKN
- the folK gene encoding 2-amino-4-hydroxy-6-hydroxymethyldihydropteridine diphosphokinase, with translation MNLQHQAIISIGSNKGDRDENLRRAISLIHRTTATVVRVSTVYETPAWGFEGEAFYNCALLVHTHKSAPGLLKSLLSIEAQLGRRREKGAGYQSRIIDLDIISYGDVIIERKQLQVPHPQMDHRMFVLLPVKDIKPDFVHPVSGKTISAIIADCEDKSLCKMVPGFRSPVEPIKLDRFNYIAIEGNIGAGKTTLACKIAEDFNAKTVLERFADNPFLPKFYKDQPRYAFPLEMSFLADRYQQLSDDLAQFDLFKDFIVADYHIFKSLIFAKVTLSEDEYRLYRKLFEIIYKEMPKPDLYIYLYQNTPRLLENIKKRGRSYEQEIPAAYLDSINRGYLDYIKSQTGLNILVIDVSDRDFVKRQEDYLYILDEIAGKIT